From the Moorena sp. SIOASIH genome, the window TAATCTTCGATTTAGCGACGGGAGTATCAAAGTCTTCTTGTCAAGATTATCCTCCAATTATTAGGCGGGATAGATACTACCTATGTTGGAACATGTTCTCTCGTTTCTTAAGGAACAACTCAACAGCTACATCCGAGTAAAAACCGGGGGTCAGGCTTTTGAGGTCTTATTTCTTCAGGATCGCAACGGGAAAGAAGTTTCCTTAGAAGAGAATGCGATTACTACCTTATTAGTTAACTTAGAAGAAGACTATACTTTTCGTTCTGGTGCCGCCTATGACAGGATGCCTAATCAGGGGGGGAACCAGCAAAACAACCCTAATCTTTACCTCAATTTATACGTTCTCTATGCTGCTAATTTTACTAATTACCGGCAATCTTTAAAGTTTTTATCCCTAATTATCAAATACTTTCAAAGTCATCGATTATTTGATTGTCGTAACTCTCCAACCCTCAGTTCGGAGATCCAAAAGTTGACCATAGAACTGGTTAATTTGCCTTTTACTGAACAAAGAGAGGTTTGGTCTGGTTTAGGAATGTCTTATATGCCTTCAGTCATTTATAAAGTCAGAATGGTTGTCTTTGCCGATGGGGATACGCTGGAAATTGGCTCTGATGTAACTGAGAGGGAAGTTAGTAGTTCAAGAATCTAGTATCGCCGACAAACTAAAACACAATGGTCATCTAGATTATGCTTTATAAGCAACTCTTTGAATTGAGTATTCTTCACGACTATTATCGGGATAAAGTCTGCCCGGACTTAAGTGTTGAACCAACAGCTGAATGTAGCAGGGTACTTAGGGGTCATCGTCTGATTGTTAAGAATAAAGTTAACGGACTAGTGGTCATTGCCCCAGTAAATTCAGAACATAAACCCTGGGTAGAGCTTGCTGATAATTTGCAATTTACTTTTATATTGAAAATCAAAAATCAAGATTTTATAGATTTCACCGAGATTGACTGTCAACCCGTTGATAATGGTATTTATCTGTTTAGTAATCATAAAACTACTGAAATTGGAGTGTCAGAGTTAGAAATAGCTCAAACTACCTTATCTGATAGAAATTTACCCAGGGGAAAGCTGATTTTTGGCATTGTGGATATTTATAATAACTCCTCCATGCCTAAAGATTTGAAAGATGAAAATCCGAAGAGTGACTATCAAATCACCTTCCAAGCAAAAAAACAACCGTGGTTCTATTACTTGGTAACCGATCAAGTAACTAATGGCGATGAATTCTTGATTGAAGATAAAGAGACAACCAGGAACCCAAAAATTCAATTTATACCTTGTGTCGAGTCTGAAGATACAGAGTCAATATTTTCTGCCCTTAACCAACAATTTCCTAAATCTCAACAATATTGCTTTCAATCATGTTCAGAAATTGCTTGTCAGGAAGCAGGGAGACAAAATATTCAACTTTTAAAAAATAAAAAGAATGAACTTGGCGATCCCTCTGTGTGGATTTATCATTTACCTAATCCCCCTAATCAGAACGGAATTCAAGTCATTAATGCCCTGAAATACCTATAAAAATTGAAACGTAAGGATTGAACCATGGTCACTTATAAAACTCCCAATGTTTATGTCGAGGAAATTTCTACATTTCCCCCCTCAGTCGCTGAGGTATCTACAGCGATTCCAGCTTTTATCGGTTACACAGAGAAAGCTAAACGAGGCAGTGAAGATTTAACCAATAAACCCACTCGAATTAGTTCACTACTTGACTATGAAACTTTGTTTGGCAAGGCTGAAGCAACCAAGTTTGAGGTTACAGCTAATGACGATGGAATTGACAACATTGTCACTCCTGTTCTCAAGTATTTAATGTATTATGCCTTGCGGATTTATTTTGATAACGGTGGGGGCAGTTGTTACATTGTTTCGGTGGGTAATTACAAAGGAAGTAAAAAAAAGGATGATTTTCTAGCAGGATTATCAGCTTTAGAAAAAGAAGATGAACCGACTTTAATCATGCTTACCGATGCCGTTAATTTAACTCCTGATACCGATTATTACGGACTTTGTGTACAAGCTTTGATGCAATGCAATAGATTAAAAGATCGGTTTGCCATTTTCGACGTTATGAAAGAACAAGTTGATGGATTCCGACAGGGAATTGGTACAGCAGATTTAAAATATGGCGCAGCTTATTATCCTTATCTCCAAACATCACTCAACTACTATTACACCGACGATTCTGTAACTATCAAAGGAGGTGGAGGAAGCACTAATACAGGAGGAACCACTAATACAGGAGGAAGCACTGACTCAACGCTGACTGACAGCCAAACCACAAATACCGATCTCTACAACAAAATTTTGGCTGAACTAGCTAAACAGCGAGTCGTATTACCCCCAAGTGCAGCCGTAGCAGGGGTATATGCCAGGGTAGATCGGGACAGGGGAG encodes:
- a CDS encoding DUF4255 domain-containing protein; translation: MLEHVLSFLKEQLNSYIRVKTGGQAFEVLFLQDRNGKEVSLEENAITTLLVNLEEDYTFRSGAAYDRMPNQGGNQQNNPNLYLNLYVLYAANFTNYRQSLKFLSLIIKYFQSHRLFDCRNSPTLSSEIQKLTIELVNLPFTEQREVWSGLGMSYMPSVIYKVRMVVFADGDTLEIGSDVTEREVSSSRI
- a CDS encoding phage tail sheath C-terminal domain-containing protein — its product is MVTYKTPNVYVEEISTFPPSVAEVSTAIPAFIGYTEKAKRGSEDLTNKPTRISSLLDYETLFGKAEATKFEVTANDDGIDNIVTPVLKYLMYYALRIYFDNGGGSCYIVSVGNYKGSKKKDDFLAGLSALEKEDEPTLIMLTDAVNLTPDTDYYGLCVQALMQCNRLKDRFAIFDVMKEQVDGFRQGIGTADLKYGAAYYPYLQTSLNYYYTDDSVTIKGGGGSTNTGGTTNTGGSTDSTLTDSQTTNTDLYNKILAELAKQRVVLPPSAAVAGVYARVDRDRGVWKAPANVSLASVLAPTVKITNEEQENLNVDPTAGKSINAIRSFTGKGTLIWGARTLAGNDNEWRYIPVRRLFNLIEESIQKATAFVVFESNNTITWLKVKSLIESYLEGLWRQGALAGATPEQAFFVHIGLGKTMTAQDILEGRMIVEIGLAAVRPAEFIILKFSHKLQEA